The proteins below are encoded in one region of Amycolatopsis acidiphila:
- a CDS encoding DNA-3-methyladenine glycosylase family protein: MRYRPPFTVDLGAVLSPLRRGKGDPCFRAEESGVSWLTGNTADGPGTLAFRRFADGEIEAQAWGPGADRLLDGVPALLGAEDDDGEFVAHHDQVARARRRLPGLRLGSSGRVFDVLIPAVLEQKVTGYEARRSWRELCRWYGEPAPGPAPAGMRVPPTPRAVMSIVDWKWHRAGVDLSRRRALISAAQVAHRLERAAELRGAEGRALLRKVPGIGVWTAAEVAQRAWGDPDAVSFGDFHIPTVVGYALLGEPLDDEGLAEVLAPYAPQRQRAVRYLEAAGFSRPRFGPRMSVRDYRAM; this comes from the coding sequence GTGCGCTACCGCCCACCGTTCACTGTGGACCTCGGCGCGGTGCTTTCCCCGCTGCGCCGCGGCAAGGGCGACCCGTGCTTCCGGGCGGAGGAGTCGGGGGTCAGCTGGCTGACCGGCAACACCGCGGACGGGCCGGGCACGCTGGCGTTCCGCCGGTTCGCCGACGGCGAGATCGAGGCGCAGGCCTGGGGCCCGGGAGCGGACCGGCTGCTCGACGGGGTGCCGGCGCTGCTGGGCGCGGAGGACGACGACGGCGAGTTCGTCGCGCACCACGACCAGGTGGCCCGGGCACGGCGGCGGCTGCCCGGGCTGCGGCTCGGGTCCTCGGGACGCGTCTTCGACGTGCTGATCCCGGCGGTGCTGGAGCAGAAGGTCACCGGCTACGAGGCCAGGCGGTCGTGGCGTGAGCTGTGCCGGTGGTACGGCGAGCCCGCGCCGGGCCCGGCGCCCGCGGGCATGCGCGTGCCGCCGACACCCCGCGCCGTCATGTCCATTGTGGACTGGAAGTGGCACAGGGCGGGGGTGGACCTGTCCCGGCGGCGGGCGCTGATCTCCGCCGCGCAGGTGGCACACCGGCTGGAGCGCGCGGCGGAGCTGCGGGGCGCCGAGGGCAGGGCGCTGCTGCGGAAGGTGCCGGGGATCGGCGTGTGGACCGCGGCGGAGGTGGCGCAGCGCGCGTGGGGCGACCCGGACGCGGTCAGCTTCGGCGACTTCCACATCCCGACCGTCGTCGGCTACGCCCTGCTGGGCGAGCCGCTGGACGACGAAGGGCTGGCGGAGGTGCTGGCGCCGTACGCGCCGCAACGCCAACGGGCGGTGCGGTACCTGGAGGCGGCGGGCTTCTCGCGCCCGAGGTTCGGCCCGCGCATGTCGGTGCGGGACTACCGGGCTATGTGA
- a CDS encoding glycosyltransferase family 4 protein: MPELVVIAEQLLAPVPGGTGRYTAELLRALAATAPPGWEVTGVVARHAEQRLDGVRMLPLPPRALIAAWQLGLPYWPGGDAVHAPTPLAPPRGPVSVTVHDTVPWTHPETLTPRGVSWHRKMIGRAAQRARGLVVPTRAVADDLRRRVPVRVPVHIAGHGVAPALSAGAEVADLPKRYVLAVGTLEPRKGVDVLLDAMTELDVPLVLVGQPGWGGVDPRRDGVDVRVLGRVSDGELATVLRGADVLAAPSLAEGFGLPVLEAMASGVPVVHSDAPALVEVAGGAGVCVPRGDARALAAGLREVLSSPERASGLVAVGRARAAEFSWERAAEAVWSIHERSGL; encoded by the coding sequence GTGCCGGAACTCGTGGTCATCGCCGAGCAGCTGCTCGCGCCCGTGCCGGGTGGCACCGGCCGCTACACCGCCGAGCTGCTGCGCGCGCTGGCCGCGACCGCGCCCCCGGGCTGGGAGGTCACCGGTGTCGTCGCCCGGCACGCCGAGCAGCGGCTGGACGGGGTGCGGATGCTGCCCCTGCCGCCGCGCGCGCTGATCGCGGCCTGGCAGCTGGGGCTGCCCTACTGGCCCGGTGGCGACGCCGTGCACGCGCCGACCCCGCTCGCCCCGCCGCGCGGCCCGGTCTCGGTGACCGTGCACGACACGGTGCCGTGGACCCATCCGGAGACGCTGACCCCGCGCGGGGTCTCCTGGCATCGGAAGATGATCGGCCGGGCGGCGCAGCGGGCTCGCGGGCTGGTCGTGCCGACCCGGGCCGTGGCCGACGACCTGCGCCGGCGGGTGCCGGTGCGGGTGCCCGTGCACATCGCCGGGCACGGCGTGGCGCCCGCTCTTTCGGCCGGTGCGGAGGTCGCCGACCTGCCAAAACGTTACGTACTGGCGGTCGGCACGCTCGAACCGCGCAAGGGTGTCGACGTGCTGCTGGACGCGATGACGGAGCTGGACGTGCCGCTCGTGCTGGTCGGCCAGCCCGGCTGGGGCGGTGTGGACCCGCGGCGGGACGGGGTCGACGTCCGCGTGCTGGGCAGGGTTTCGGACGGGGAGCTGGCGACCGTGTTGCGCGGGGCCGACGTGCTCGCGGCCCCGAGTCTCGCCGAGGGCTTCGGCCTGCCTGTTCTCGAGGCGATGGCATCGGGGGTGCCGGTCGTGCACTCGGACGCACCCGCGCTCGTGGAGGTCGCGGGGGGTGCCGGCGTCTGCGTCCCACGCGGGGACGCGCGGGCGCTCGCGGCGGGATTGCGGGAGGTGCTGTCCTCGCCGGAACGGGCGTCGGGGCTGGTCGCGGTGGGTAGGGCGCGGGCGGCGGAGTTCTCCTGGGAGCGTGCCGCGGAGGCCGTCTGGAGTATTCACGAACGGTCCGGATTGTGA
- a CDS encoding glycosyltransferase family 2 protein, which translates to MTTSSGTSRIVLAVTEVSSTVVVVTWRGAEHITACLDALAAQDRPHRTLVVDNASDDGTAGLLAAHPAKPQVVRLSRNRGYAGAMAAALSLVDTPLMAWLNDDAAPDPAWLGTLEDALGSAAAASARLDRPDGSPQSLGVRLTADGYGADALDTPVFGFCGGAALLRTEVLRAIGGVPASFFCYYEDTDTAWRLRLAGHYIVAVPEARVTHRHGVSTRPGSRRFHLWNERNRLLTLLRCAPAAVAVRELARFAAITAVLPLRGQVPDAANFSPALRCRVLAEVVLRLPATLRARRAITRRSTVGRGQIWRNWTPSKLRPIR; encoded by the coding sequence ATGACCACGAGTTCCGGCACGAGCCGTATTGTGCTCGCCGTGACCGAGGTCAGCTCGACGGTGGTGGTCGTCACCTGGCGCGGGGCCGAGCACATCACCGCCTGTCTCGACGCCCTCGCCGCCCAGGATCGTCCACATCGGACGCTCGTGGTGGACAACGCGTCCGACGACGGCACGGCAGGCCTGCTCGCGGCGCATCCGGCGAAGCCGCAGGTCGTGCGCCTTTCCCGCAACCGCGGCTACGCCGGCGCGATGGCGGCGGCGCTGTCGCTTGTGGACACCCCGCTGATGGCCTGGCTCAACGACGACGCGGCGCCGGACCCGGCCTGGCTGGGCACCCTGGAGGACGCGCTCGGCAGCGCGGCGGCCGCGAGCGCGCGGCTCGACCGGCCCGACGGGTCGCCGCAGTCGCTGGGCGTCCGGCTCACCGCAGACGGCTACGGCGCGGACGCGCTCGACACGCCGGTGTTCGGCTTCTGCGGCGGCGCGGCGCTCCTGCGCACCGAGGTCCTCCGTGCGATCGGCGGCGTCCCCGCGAGCTTCTTCTGTTACTACGAGGACACCGACACCGCGTGGCGGCTCCGGCTCGCGGGACACTACATCGTGGCCGTCCCCGAGGCGCGGGTGACTCACCGTCACGGCGTGAGCACGCGACCGGGCTCGCGGCGGTTCCACCTCTGGAACGAGCGCAACCGCCTGCTGACCCTCCTGCGCTGCGCGCCCGCCGCGGTCGCCGTCCGCGAACTGGCGCGGTTCGCCGCGATAACCGCCGTGTTGCCGCTGCGCGGGCAGGTGCCCGACGCCGCCAACTTCTCCCCGGCGCTGCGCTGCCGGGTACTGGCCGAGGTCGTCCTCCGGCTGCCCGCCACGCTGCGCGCACGCCGGGCCATCACCCGGCGCTCGACCGTGGGACGAGGGCAGATCTGGCGGAACTGGACACCCAGTAAGCTTCGGCCCATCCGCTGA
- a CDS encoding GntR family transcriptional regulator: protein MIISVDAASPVPPYEQVRSSLAEQINDGRLAVGTKLPTVRQLAADVGIAPNTIARAYRELEEAGLIETRGRAGSFVASSGDESRRLAQQAATTYATTCRALGLPPEEALAIAKAALGLT from the coding sequence ATGATCATCTCCGTCGACGCGGCCTCGCCGGTGCCGCCGTACGAGCAGGTGCGGTCCTCGCTGGCGGAACAGATCAACGACGGCAGGCTCGCGGTCGGGACGAAACTGCCGACCGTGCGCCAGCTCGCGGCGGACGTCGGCATCGCCCCGAACACGATCGCCCGCGCGTACCGGGAACTGGAGGAAGCGGGCCTGATCGAGACCCGCGGCCGCGCGGGCAGCTTCGTCGCGTCATCCGGGGACGAGTCCCGCCGGCTGGCGCAGCAGGCCGCCACCACCTACGCCACGACGTGCCGCGCACTGGGGCTTCCGCCCGAAGAAGCCCTGGCCATCGCGAAGGCGGCGCTCGGGCTCACATAG
- a CDS encoding glycosyltransferase family 4 protein, whose translation MGEPSVLIDATAVPADRGGVGRYVDSLAQALDADGAPVSVVCQPRDVALYARLAPHSRIVPAGPSTVTRTARLAWEQTTLPMLARRLNVQVVHSPHYTMPLAGPAASVVTLHDATFFTDAVLHSSVKARFFRGWTVTALRRATMCVVPSQATANELTRVTRARPRALEIIEHGVDVERFHPPSPAEVRAARAVIGLESTPYVAFLGALEPRKNVPALIRGFAKAVEHRPNPPALVLAGQPGWDTQVEKALDAAPLRLRVIRAGYLPFETLAGFLGGAELVAYPSLGEGFGLPVLEAMACGACVLTTRRLSLPEVGGDAVAYCGVGAGDVAAALSELLDAPARRATLAEAAQRRAKEFSWATSAERHREAYGKAWLAYRRR comes from the coding sequence ATAGGCGAACCGAGCGTCCTGATCGATGCCACCGCCGTGCCCGCGGACCGCGGTGGGGTCGGTCGCTATGTCGATTCGCTCGCACAGGCGCTGGACGCCGACGGCGCGCCGGTCAGCGTGGTCTGCCAGCCGCGGGACGTGGCGTTGTACGCCCGGCTCGCGCCCCACTCGCGGATCGTGCCTGCCGGGCCGTCGACGGTCACCAGGACCGCGCGGCTGGCGTGGGAGCAGACCACGCTGCCGATGCTCGCCCGGCGGCTGAACGTGCAGGTCGTGCACTCGCCGCACTACACGATGCCGCTCGCCGGCCCGGCCGCGTCCGTGGTCACCCTGCACGACGCGACGTTCTTCACCGACGCGGTGCTGCACTCGTCGGTCAAGGCACGGTTCTTCCGCGGCTGGACGGTGACGGCGCTGCGCCGCGCGACGATGTGCGTGGTGCCGAGCCAGGCGACGGCGAACGAGCTGACCCGCGTGACGCGGGCCCGGCCGCGGGCGCTGGAGATCATCGAGCACGGGGTGGACGTGGAGCGGTTCCACCCGCCGTCGCCCGCCGAGGTCCGGGCGGCGCGCGCGGTGATCGGTCTGGAGTCGACGCCGTACGTCGCGTTCCTGGGGGCGCTGGAGCCGCGCAAGAACGTGCCGGCCCTGATCCGGGGGTTCGCGAAGGCGGTCGAACACCGGCCGAACCCGCCGGCGCTGGTGCTCGCGGGTCAGCCGGGCTGGGACACGCAGGTGGAGAAGGCACTGGACGCGGCGCCGCTGCGGCTGCGGGTGATCCGGGCGGGTTACCTGCCGTTCGAGACGCTGGCGGGTTTCCTGGGCGGGGCGGAGCTGGTGGCGTATCCGAGCCTGGGGGAGGGCTTCGGCCTGCCGGTGCTGGAGGCCATGGCGTGCGGCGCGTGCGTGCTGACCACGCGGCGGCTGTCCCTGCCGGAAGTCGGCGGGGACGCGGTCGCCTACTGCGGCGTCGGAGCCGGCGACGTGGCGGCGGCCCTGTCGGAGCTGCTGGACGCCCCCGCCCGCCGTGCCACGCTCGCCGAAGCGGCCCAACGGCGGGCGAAGGAGTTCTCGTGGGCCACCAGCGCCGAGCGTCATCGCGAGGCGTACGGGAAGGCATGGCTGGCCTACCGGCGTCGGTGA
- a CDS encoding glycosyltransferase family 2 protein, with amino-acid sequence MARVTEPTRYGDGVAVVVVTYFPGDDLARFLDTLEKASTRDVRVVLADNDSTDDEALDRAAERENVHLLRIGENLGYGGGANRGVAELDDSYGWVVVANPDLEWEPGSLDVLLDAARRWPRGGAFGPLIREPDGTVYPSARLLPSLGRGIGHAVFAKVWPANPWTRAYRQERAPEERVSGWLSGSCQLFRREAFDSVRGFDSRYFMYFEDVDLGDRIGRAGWQNVYVPSAAVTHIGGKATSRAPKKMLAAHHESAYRYLADRHRGPAWKPVLAAIKLGLAARLKLETRGR; translated from the coding sequence ATGGCCCGGGTGACCGAGCCGACACGTTATGGCGACGGCGTGGCCGTGGTCGTGGTGACCTACTTCCCCGGCGATGACCTGGCCCGTTTCCTCGACACGCTCGAGAAGGCGTCCACCCGCGACGTCCGCGTGGTCCTCGCCGACAACGACTCCACCGACGACGAAGCGCTCGACCGCGCCGCCGAGCGGGAGAACGTCCACCTGCTGCGCATCGGCGAGAACCTCGGCTACGGCGGCGGCGCGAACCGGGGCGTGGCGGAGCTCGACGACAGCTACGGCTGGGTCGTCGTCGCCAACCCGGACCTCGAATGGGAGCCCGGCTCCCTCGACGTGCTCCTCGACGCCGCCCGGCGCTGGCCCCGCGGCGGCGCGTTCGGCCCGCTCATCCGCGAACCCGACGGCACCGTCTACCCCTCGGCCCGCCTGCTGCCGTCACTCGGCCGCGGGATCGGGCACGCCGTGTTCGCCAAGGTCTGGCCCGCCAACCCGTGGACCCGTGCCTACCGCCAGGAACGCGCCCCCGAGGAACGCGTCTCCGGCTGGCTTTCCGGCTCCTGCCAGCTCTTCCGCCGCGAGGCGTTCGACTCCGTGCGGGGCTTCGACTCGCGGTACTTCATGTACTTCGAGGACGTCGACCTCGGCGACCGCATCGGCCGCGCCGGCTGGCAGAACGTCTACGTGCCCTCCGCCGCGGTAACGCACATCGGCGGCAAGGCGACTTCCCGGGCGCCGAAGAAGATGCTGGCCGCGCACCACGAAAGCGCGTACCGCTACCTCGCCGACCGCCACCGCGGGCCGGCCTGGAAGCCGGTGCTCGCGGCGATCAAGCTCGGGCTCGCCGCGCGCCTCAAGCTCGAGACGCGCGGCCGGTAG
- a CDS encoding glycosyltransferase family 4 protein, with the protein MADRPLRVLLDGTPLLGNRTGIGRYTASLAEELASRSDVDTLAVAFTLRGWRRLRHVLPHGARATGMPVAARLLRKAWLRSPFPPIELFAGLTDVVHGTNFVLPRSLRAAGVLTIHDLAFLDAPEELAPSDRELPQLVRQGAAQARVICTPTAAVADRVAERLDAPREKIEVTPLGVDAAWFTGRPPNKEMRDRLRLPSEYLLFVGASGPRKGLDWLLKAHAADPELPPLVLVGPGPVTVSGRARHIGYLSEVDLRNVVAGASALVLPSRDEGFGLPVLEALACDAPVVCTDIPALREISGGYAHLVPYGDVEALADAMREAVSEPRAASMSMERRAHAAGFTWRRCADATVAAYRRAAAK; encoded by the coding sequence GTGGCTGACAGACCGCTCAGAGTCCTGCTCGATGGGACGCCCCTGCTGGGCAACCGGACGGGCATCGGCCGGTACACCGCCTCGCTGGCCGAGGAGCTGGCCTCGCGGTCCGATGTGGACACTCTGGCGGTCGCGTTCACGCTGCGCGGCTGGCGGCGGCTGCGGCACGTGCTGCCGCACGGCGCCCGCGCCACCGGCATGCCCGTCGCGGCACGGCTGCTGCGCAAGGCCTGGCTGCGTTCGCCGTTCCCGCCGATCGAGCTGTTCGCCGGGCTGACGGACGTCGTGCACGGCACGAACTTCGTGCTGCCCCGGTCGCTGCGCGCCGCCGGCGTGCTGACCATCCACGATCTCGCGTTCCTCGACGCGCCCGAGGAGCTGGCGCCCAGCGACCGCGAGCTGCCGCAGCTCGTGCGGCAGGGTGCGGCCCAGGCGCGGGTCATCTGCACCCCGACGGCCGCCGTTGCGGACAGGGTGGCGGAGCGGCTGGACGCGCCGCGCGAGAAGATCGAGGTGACCCCGCTCGGCGTGGACGCCGCGTGGTTCACCGGGCGGCCGCCGAACAAGGAGATGCGGGACCGGCTCCGGCTGCCTTCGGAGTACCTGCTGTTCGTCGGCGCTTCGGGGCCGCGCAAGGGCCTCGACTGGTTGCTGAAGGCCCACGCAGCGGATCCCGAGCTGCCACCGCTGGTGCTGGTGGGCCCCGGGCCGGTCACGGTGTCCGGCCGGGCCCGGCACATCGGCTATCTGTCCGAAGTAGACCTGCGCAACGTGGTCGCGGGCGCGTCGGCGCTGGTCCTGCCCTCCCGCGACGAGGGCTTCGGGCTGCCGGTGCTCGAAGCGCTGGCGTGCGACGCACCTGTCGTGTGCACGGACATCCCGGCGCTGCGCGAGATCTCCGGCGGCTACGCGCACCTCGTGCCGTACGGCGACGTCGAGGCGCTCGCCGACGCGATGCGGGAGGCCGTGTCCGAACCGCGCGCCGCCTCGATGTCGATGGAACGCCGGGCGCACGCGGCGGGGTTC
- the manB gene encoding mannose-1-phosphate guanylyltransferase, which translates to MKPTQDVDAVVLVGGKGTRLRPLTLSAPKPMLPTAGVPFLTHLLSRIRAAGIAHVVLGTSYRAEVFQEHFGDGAKLGLELEYVVEDEPLDTGGAIRNVYDRLRAEHAVIFNGDILSGAHLGALVQAHRDAAADVTLHLQRVEDPSRFGSVPTDADGRVTAFLEKTPNPPTDQINAGCYVFRRSVVESIPAGRRVSVERETFPGLLADGAHVHGFVDASYWLDVGTPEAFVRGSADLVRGLAPTSALPGPTGESLVLDGAKVADGASVTGGSTIGSGSNVAAGAQVAGSVLFDGVSVAEDAIVEDSVLGAGARVGKGAVLRGVVLGDGAIVGAGCELLHGARVWPDMTLPDASIRFSSDC; encoded by the coding sequence GTGAAGCCCACGCAAGATGTCGATGCCGTGGTGCTCGTGGGTGGCAAGGGCACCCGCCTGCGGCCGCTCACGTTGTCCGCGCCCAAGCCGATGCTGCCCACCGCGGGCGTGCCGTTCCTGACACACCTGCTGTCGCGGATCCGCGCGGCGGGCATCGCGCACGTCGTGCTCGGCACCTCCTACAGGGCCGAGGTCTTCCAGGAGCACTTCGGCGACGGCGCGAAGCTCGGTCTCGAGCTGGAGTACGTCGTGGAGGACGAGCCGCTGGACACCGGTGGCGCCATCCGCAACGTCTACGACCGGCTGCGCGCCGAGCACGCCGTGATCTTCAACGGCGACATCCTCTCCGGCGCGCACCTGGGCGCGCTGGTCCAGGCGCACCGCGACGCCGCGGCCGACGTCACGCTGCACCTGCAGCGGGTCGAGGACCCGAGCCGCTTCGGCTCGGTGCCCACCGACGCCGACGGCCGGGTCACCGCCTTCCTGGAGAAGACGCCGAACCCGCCGACCGACCAGATCAACGCCGGCTGCTACGTCTTCCGCCGCTCGGTGGTCGAGTCCATTCCCGCGGGCCGGCGCGTGTCGGTCGAGCGCGAGACGTTCCCCGGCCTGCTCGCCGATGGCGCGCACGTGCACGGGTTCGTGGACGCGTCGTACTGGCTGGACGTCGGTACGCCCGAGGCGTTCGTGCGCGGTTCGGCCGACCTCGTGCGTGGCCTGGCGCCGACCTCCGCGCTGCCGGGGCCGACGGGCGAGTCGCTCGTGCTCGACGGCGCGAAGGTCGCCGACGGGGCGAGCGTGACCGGTGGTTCGACCATTGGCTCCGGCTCCAATGTCGCCGCCGGCGCGCAGGTCGCCGGTTCCGTGCTGTTCGACGGCGTGTCGGTGGCCGAGGACGCGATCGTCGAGGACTCGGTGCTGGGCGCCGGTGCGCGGGTGGGCAAGGGCGCGGTGCTGCGCGGCGTCGTGCTCGGCGACGGCGCGATCGTCGGTGCCGGCTGCGAGCTGCTGCACGGTGCGCGCGTCTGGCCGGACATGACACTGCCCGACGCCTCGATCCGCTTCTCCAGCGACTGCTAG
- a CDS encoding glycosyltransferase yields MTQGETPLPLVSVIVVNYRGAADTITCLRALAGDLDYPRLEVICVDNASGGDDVARIKAAAPDVKLVESAENLGFAGGCNLGARHARGSVLAFLNNDARPDASWARAAVGALTADPTVAAVASKVLDWDGTGVDFVDAGLTWFGMGYKRHAGGPLAGLPAAEHENAKDVLFATGSAMFVRAGVFAELDGFDERFFMFYEDVDLGWRLNLRGWRVRYVPESIAYHRHHATMSEVDAPETGRETFLLERNALAALYKNVSDETLAKVLPAALALAIRRATARGELDATQLDLAHGVGPVETGPVEIPRTTLAGVLAVDQFVELLPSLAESRKIEQAARVRTDADLIPLLRKALEPAYPLPRYLAAHEVLVEAFGIESVFGQRRKVLVITGDAITDRMAGPAIRAWNIATILAPEHDVRLVTVNPLAAPPPAPFPVSAARKRDLTEPIEWADIVILQGHVLEMAPALKAEHSRKLVVCDLYDPMHLELLEQSKSAPDDKRAADLIGVTKVLDAQLERGDFFLCASQRQRHFWLGHLAALGRLTPRLYDADPTTQSLLAVVPFGLSAEPPVRTGPGLRAQLDGVDETDHVVLWAGGVYSWFDPLTLVGAIDRLRGRQPDVRLVFLGMKHPNPEVAEMDIGARTMRLADRLGLTGKHVFFNEHWVPYSERQNWLLDADCGVTTHFEHVETTFAFRTRVLDYLWAGLPIVTTDGDAFADLVREERLGVVVPAEDEEALADALERAMYDTEFAAACKERIAKVAQRYAWPEALAPLVEYCRNPRPAADRLPGATDLVVSDPVRGKELVRRDLALVREYLADGGPKELVRRAAGRVKKVARGRG; encoded by the coding sequence TTGACGCAGGGGGAAACGCCCTTACCGCTGGTCTCGGTGATCGTCGTGAACTACCGCGGCGCGGCGGACACGATCACCTGCCTGCGTGCGCTGGCCGGCGACCTGGACTACCCGCGGCTCGAGGTCATCTGCGTCGACAACGCCTCCGGCGGGGACGACGTCGCCCGGATCAAGGCCGCGGCGCCGGACGTGAAGCTCGTCGAATCGGCCGAGAACCTCGGTTTCGCGGGCGGCTGCAACCTCGGCGCCCGGCACGCGCGCGGCAGCGTGCTGGCGTTCCTGAACAACGACGCCCGCCCGGACGCGAGCTGGGCACGGGCGGCCGTCGGCGCGCTGACCGCCGACCCGACCGTCGCCGCCGTCGCCAGCAAGGTCCTGGACTGGGACGGCACGGGCGTCGACTTCGTGGACGCGGGCCTGACCTGGTTCGGCATGGGCTACAAGCGGCACGCGGGCGGCCCGCTGGCCGGGCTGCCCGCGGCGGAGCACGAGAACGCCAAGGACGTGCTGTTCGCGACCGGCTCGGCGATGTTCGTGCGGGCCGGGGTGTTCGCCGAGCTGGACGGGTTCGACGAGCGGTTCTTCATGTTCTACGAGGACGTCGACCTGGGCTGGCGGCTCAACCTGCGCGGCTGGCGCGTGCGCTACGTGCCCGAGTCGATCGCCTACCACCGCCACCACGCCACGATGTCCGAAGTGGACGCTCCCGAGACCGGCCGGGAGACCTTCCTGCTGGAGCGCAACGCGCTCGCCGCGCTGTACAAGAACGTCTCCGACGAGACGCTGGCGAAGGTGCTGCCCGCGGCGCTCGCGCTGGCGATCCGCCGCGCCACCGCGCGCGGCGAGCTGGACGCGACCCAGCTCGACCTGGCGCACGGGGTCGGCCCGGTCGAGACCGGCCCGGTCGAGATCCCCCGGACCACGCTCGCGGGCGTGCTGGCGGTCGACCAGTTCGTCGAGCTGCTGCCCTCGCTCGCCGAGTCCCGCAAGATCGAGCAGGCCGCCCGGGTGCGCACCGACGCCGACCTGATCCCCTTGCTGCGCAAGGCACTGGAGCCGGCGTACCCGTTGCCGCGCTACCTCGCCGCGCACGAGGTACTGGTCGAGGCGTTCGGCATCGAGAGCGTCTTCGGACAGCGGCGCAAGGTACTGGTGATCACCGGCGACGCGATCACCGACCGGATGGCGGGCCCCGCGATCCGCGCCTGGAACATCGCCACCATCCTCGCCCCCGAGCACGACGTCCGGCTGGTCACGGTCAACCCGCTGGCCGCGCCGCCGCCCGCGCCGTTCCCGGTCAGCGCGGCCCGCAAGCGCGACCTCACCGAGCCGATCGAGTGGGCCGACATCGTCATCCTGCAGGGCCACGTGCTCGAGATGGCGCCCGCGCTCAAGGCCGAGCACTCGAGGAAGCTGGTGGTCTGCGACCTCTACGACCCGATGCACCTGGAGCTGCTCGAACAGAGCAAGAGCGCGCCGGACGACAAGCGCGCGGCGGACCTGATCGGCGTCACGAAGGTGCTCGACGCGCAACTGGAGCGCGGTGACTTCTTCCTGTGCGCCTCGCAGCGGCAGCGGCACTTCTGGCTCGGCCACCTCGCCGCGCTCGGCCGGCTGACCCCTCGGCTGTACGACGCCGACCCGACCACGCAGTCCCTGCTCGCCGTCGTCCCGTTCGGGCTCTCGGCCGAGCCGCCGGTGCGCACCGGGCCCGGCCTGCGTGCCCAGCTGGACGGCGTCGACGAGACCGACCACGTCGTGCTGTGGGCGGGCGGGGTGTACAGCTGGTTCGACCCGCTGACCCTGGTCGGCGCGATCGACCGGCTGCGCGGGCGGCAGCCGGACGTGCGGCTGGTGTTCCTGGGGATGAAGCATCCCAACCCCGAGGTCGCCGAGATGGACATCGGCGCCCGGACGATGCGGCTGGCCGACCGGCTCGGCCTGACCGGCAAGCACGTGTTCTTCAACGAGCACTGGGTGCCCTACAGCGAGCGGCAGAACTGGCTGCTCGACGCGGACTGCGGGGTCACCACGCACTTCGAGCACGTCGAGACCACCTTCGCGTTCCGCACCAGGGTGCTGGACTACCTGTGGGCCGGGCTGCCGATCGTCACCACCGACGGCGACGCGTTCGCCGACCTGGTGCGCGAGGAGCGGCTGGGCGTCGTCGTGCCCGCGGAGGACGAGGAAGCCCTGGCGGACGCGCTCGAACGCGCGATGTACGACACCGAGTTCGCCGCCGCCTGCAAGGAGCGCATCGCGAAGGTCGCGCAGCGGTACGCGTGGCCGGAGGCGCTCGCGCCGCTCGTCGAGTACTGCCGGAACCCGCGCCCGGCCGCCGACCGGCTGCCCGGCGCGACGGACCTGGTGGTCTCGGATCCGGTGCGGGGCAAGGAACTCGTCCGCCGGGATCTCGCGCTGGTGCGGGAGTACCTCGCCGACGGCGGCCCGAAGGAGCTCGTCCGCCGTGCCGCGGGCCGGGTGAAGAAGGTAGCCCGGGGCCGTGGCTGA
- a CDS encoding NUDIX hydrolase: MSLHLDATSTLHKWRPAPAAQEALRQAFLGFLAAREDACLRSCAAGHLTASAVLLDADREHVLLTLHPRVGRWLQLGGHCEPSDTSLVSAALREAREESGIAELHIEPEPVQLDVHPITCSLGVPTRHFDVRFVVQAPRGAKPVRSDESDDLRWWPVDGLPAGSEDLAELVAAAG; this comes from the coding sequence GTGAGCCTGCATCTCGACGCGACGTCCACTTTGCACAAATGGCGACCGGCTCCGGCAGCACAGGAGGCGTTGCGCCAGGCTTTTCTGGGATTCCTGGCGGCTCGCGAGGACGCCTGCCTGCGCTCCTGTGCCGCGGGGCATCTCACGGCGTCGGCGGTGCTGCTCGACGCCGACCGTGAGCACGTGCTGCTGACCCTGCACCCGCGGGTGGGCCGGTGGCTGCAGCTCGGCGGCCACTGCGAGCCATCGGACACGTCGCTGGTTTCCGCTGCCCTGCGGGAGGCCCGGGAGGAGTCGGGGATCGCGGAGCTGCACATCGAGCCCGAGCCGGTGCAGCTGGACGTGCATCCGATCACCTGCTCGCTGGGCGTGCCGACGCGGCATTTCGATGTGCGCTTCGTGGTGCAGGCGCCGCGCGGCGCCAAGCCGGTGCGCAGCGACGAGTCCGACGACCTGCGCTGGTGGCCGGTCGACGGGCTGCCCGCCGGTTCGGAGGACCTGGCGGAACTCGTGGCGGCGGCGGGATGA